A window from Litoribacterium kuwaitense encodes these proteins:
- a CDS encoding GNAT family N-acetyltransferase: MGIRNEEKRDYQRTEQLVKEAFAELPYSDQTEHELVHRLRKTDVFIPELSIVYEREEDLIGHIMLSKIQIKNETKTTEALALAPVSVKPAFQNQGVGKALMHHSLEKARMLGFQVVIVIGHERYYPKFGFTRASQYQIFPPFDVSDEAFMVLELVKGSLDGVHGIVEYPEVFLV; this comes from the coding sequence ATGGGAATTCGAAATGAAGAAAAACGAGACTATCAACGAACCGAGCAACTTGTCAAAGAAGCCTTTGCTGAACTACCCTACAGCGATCAAACAGAGCATGAGCTTGTACACCGTTTGCGCAAAACAGATGTGTTTATTCCAGAGCTTTCAATCGTTTACGAACGAGAAGAAGATCTCATCGGTCATATTATGTTAAGCAAGATTCAAATAAAAAATGAGACGAAGACGACGGAAGCCCTCGCCCTCGCTCCTGTCTCTGTGAAACCTGCCTTTCAAAACCAAGGGGTCGGGAAAGCATTAATGCATCATTCATTAGAGAAAGCTAGAATGCTAGGGTTTCAAGTGGTGATTGTCATCGGACACGAGAGGTATTATCCAAAATTCGGATTTACACGAGCGTCGCAGTATCAAATTTTCCCGCCCTTTGATGTTTCTGACGAAGCTTTTATGGTCTTAGAGCTCGTCAAAGGCAGCTTAGACGGCGTGCATGGTATTGTAGAATATCCAGAAGTGTTTCTCGTGTAA